From a single Pyxicephalus adspersus chromosome 11, UCB_Pads_2.0, whole genome shotgun sequence genomic region:
- the LOC140341187 gene encoding probable glutamate receptor yields MEKALTLLLAVVLLSLGHTDGEENTGAAVKERTKRQIPKTVTVTTILEKPFAMKTESDALEGYAVDLLSELAQSLGFNYTLHVVKDGKYGSKDQEGNWNGMVGEIIRKEATLAVAPLTITTVRENAISFSKPFMQTGIGILLKKDAAAEGSYLFGFLSPFSKELWIGIIISYVITSLCLFLVGRVSPCEWTEPASEQNQFTLLNSLWYGVGALTLQGAEPQPKSVSARIIAVIWWVFSITLLAAYIGSFASYINNNTNHTPNIQTVEDLLRQDKLEFGTMSNSSTFNFFKNSKNPKFQMIYEYMDKRKDRVLVKSFSEGVQRVRESNYAFLGESISQDFVVAKHCDLIRAPEVIGGRGYGIAAELDSPLIRPLTIAILELFESGRLEYLRQKWWENTCSTKDQTGWAPVQTQMLGGIFLILGIGLALGLIVSFIELVCKSKSNADLQKRSCCSAFSEEISLRFGKTQSSEGVEKDQKSPTSNSCDEVKA; encoded by the exons ATGGAGAAAGCCCTAACGCTGCTTCTGGCAGTTGTCCTCCTCTCCCTGGGTCACACAG atgGTGAAGAAAACACTGGAGCTGCAGTTAag gaAAGAACCAAACGTCAGATTCCAAAAACGGTGACTGTCACCACAATTCTg GAAAAGCCTTTTGCAATGAAGACTGAATCTGATGCTTTGGAAGGATATGCAGTTGATCTTCTCTCCGAACTTGCTCAGTCTCTAGGATTTAATTACACCTTGCATGTGGTGAAGGATGGAAAATATGGATCTAAAGATCAAGAAGGAAACTGGAATGGAATGGTGGGAGAAATCATCCGAAAG GAAGCAACTTTGGCTGTAGCACCTTTGACAATCACAACAGTCAGGGAGAATGCCATATCCTTCAGCAAACCCTTCATGCAAACTGGAATTGGTATACTCCTAAAGAAAGACGCGGCCGCTGAGGGCTCATACTTGTTCGGTTTTCTGAGTCCCTTCAGCAAAGAGTTATGGATCGGAATCATCATCTCCTATGTGATCACCAGCCTCTGCTTGTTTCTTGTTGGAAG GGTAAGCCCCTGTGAATGGACTGAACCTGCCAGTGAACAGAATCAATTCACCCTACTGAACAGCCTTTGGTATGGAGTTGGAGCACTCACACTGCAAG GTGCCGAACCTCAACCTAAATCAGTGTCTGCCCGGATCATAGCTGTCATTTGGTGGGTGTTTTCCATCACCCTCCTGGCTGCCTATATTGGCAGCTTTGCTTCGTATATAAACAACAATACCAACCATACACCAAATATTCAAACAGTGGAGGATTTGCTGAGGCAAGATAAACTCGAGTTTGGGACCATGAGCAACTCTTCCACGTTTAATTTCTTTAAG AATTCTAAGAACCCAAAATTCCAAATGATTTACGAGTACATGGACAAAAGGAAGGATCGTGTGCTTGTGAAATCTTTTTCTGAAGGAGTACAGCGAGTCAGAGAATCAAACTACGCCTTTCTGGGAGAGTCTATCAGCCAGGATTTTGTTGTGGCCAAACACTGCGACCTCATTCGTGCCCCAGAAGTGATTGGGGGCAGAGGATATGGCATTGCAGCAGAATTAG ACTCTCCCCTCATCAGACCACTGACCATTGCCATTTTGGAGCTGTTTGAGTCCGGACGACTGGAGTACCTGCGCCAGAAATGGTGGGAAAACACTTGCTCTACAAAAGACCAAACAGGCTGGGCACCTGTGCAGACCCAAATGCTGGGTGGCATCTTCCTTATCCTGGGTATTGGCTTAGCCTTGGGGCTGATTGTCTCTTTCATTGAGCTTGTGTGTAAATCAAAAAGTAATGCTGATCTACAAAAG aggTCCTGCTGCTCTGCCTTCTCAGAAGAAATCTCTCTGCGTTTTGGAAAAACACAAAGTTCGGAGGGAGTGGAAAAG GACCAGAAATCTCCCACTTCAAACAGCTGTGATGAAGTGAAGGCCTAG